A genomic region of Alicyclobacillus sp. SO9 contains the following coding sequences:
- the hemG gene encoding protoporphyrinogen oxidase — MTVVVIGGGITGLSTAFRLKQRAEQNDFALECTVLEGSHRLGGKILTHRTDDFILETGPDSLLARKPAGIQLIRDLGIESEVVHSNQTAMQTFVLHKNKLVSMPKGTNMGIPASAAPLTRNRLVSPVGRIRALKDLVMPATPPTGDTSVGQFLKQRLGNEWVEMMCEPLLAGIHAGDLDELSLKATYPNFLQLGSENRSLIIASSKQMRAYKPPKKSSGRSAFVTLKYGLQTVVERLYDSLSGFANLQTDSPVERIEQVQDEKYLIHFVDHGTPSTLTADAVVCTVPADAASKLIRPVSQEAANQLAGVEYTSTATVLLAYDTASLPQGVKGSGFLVPRSEGKAITACTFMSSKWPNTAPKGRTMIRCYVGRRGQQEYLQQDDASLIQTVQTEISEILGWNAEPLLARVTRWNKAMPQYLVGHMDRVAKAEQALARDAGGVILAGSAYHGVGIPDCIAQAQRSAEQILNRIQQD; from the coding sequence ATGACAGTTGTTGTGATTGGAGGCGGAATCACTGGTCTCAGTACTGCTTTCCGCCTCAAACAACGTGCAGAGCAAAATGACTTTGCCCTCGAATGTACAGTTTTAGAGGGATCGCACCGGTTGGGCGGAAAAATTCTGACCCACCGCACGGACGATTTCATCCTGGAAACTGGACCTGATTCGCTCTTGGCGAGGAAACCAGCAGGGATTCAACTGATTCGGGACTTAGGTATTGAATCGGAAGTTGTACACAGCAACCAGACCGCAATGCAGACTTTTGTCCTCCACAAGAACAAACTTGTCTCAATGCCAAAAGGTACCAACATGGGCATTCCTGCATCTGCTGCTCCACTGACGAGAAACAGATTGGTTTCTCCAGTTGGTCGGATCCGGGCATTAAAAGACCTGGTAATGCCTGCTACGCCGCCAACAGGAGACACTTCTGTCGGCCAGTTTCTGAAGCAGCGGTTAGGCAACGAGTGGGTCGAAATGATGTGTGAACCGCTCCTGGCTGGCATTCATGCCGGTGACTTGGACGAACTCAGCCTGAAAGCCACGTATCCCAACTTCCTGCAGCTCGGGTCAGAGAACCGGAGCTTAATCATTGCATCTTCGAAGCAAATGAGGGCATATAAGCCCCCTAAAAAAAGCAGCGGACGCAGCGCCTTTGTTACATTAAAGTACGGGCTTCAAACAGTCGTCGAACGGCTTTATGATTCTCTGTCCGGCTTTGCAAATTTGCAAACAGATTCCCCTGTGGAGCGCATTGAGCAAGTTCAAGATGAAAAGTACTTAATTCACTTTGTCGATCACGGCACACCATCGACCCTGACAGCAGACGCAGTCGTATGCACCGTCCCGGCAGACGCGGCCTCTAAGCTGATAAGGCCCGTGTCACAGGAAGCAGCCAATCAACTCGCAGGTGTAGAGTATACGTCTACCGCGACCGTTCTGCTCGCCTACGACACGGCCAGTTTACCGCAAGGGGTCAAAGGTTCCGGGTTTTTGGTGCCGAGGTCGGAAGGCAAGGCCATTACGGCCTGTACCTTCATGTCCAGTAAGTGGCCAAACACGGCTCCTAAAGGACGAACGATGATACGCTGCTATGTGGGCAGGCGCGGACAACAGGAATACTTACAGCAAGACGACGCTTCGCTGATTCAAACTGTGCAAACGGAGATTTCTGAAATTCTCGGTTGGAACGCAGAGCCGTTGCTTGCTCGTGTCACGAGGTGGAACAAGGCGATGCCGCAGTACCTCGTTGGCCATATGGACCGAGTTGCGAAGGCAGAACAGGCTCTGGCTCGCGATGCTGGGGGTGTCATTCTTGCAGGAAGTGCGTACCACGGTGTCGGTATTCCTGACTGTATTGCGCAGGCGCAGCGGTCAGCTGAACAGATTCTGAACCGGATTCAACAAGATTGA
- a CDS encoding TM2 domain-containing protein: MRKSVTLAYVLWFFLGYLGFHRMYCGRVTSGVAMLCCSVVGLFTSPFLLGHILFFIVGIWWLVDLFLTARMAM; encoded by the coding sequence ATGCGTAAATCTGTAACGTTGGCGTACGTGCTCTGGTTCTTCTTAGGGTATTTGGGCTTTCACCGGATGTACTGCGGCCGGGTGACCAGTGGGGTAGCAATGCTGTGTTGTTCGGTTGTGGGACTGTTCACCTCACCCTTTCTGTTGGGACATATACTGTTTTTTATTGTGGGAATATGGTGGCTTGTAGACCTGTTTTTGACAGCAAGAATGGCAATGTAG
- the hemE gene encoding uroporphyrinogen decarboxylase: protein MQNQTFLDACWQRPTDYTPVWYMRQAGRYQPEYRKIREKYSLLEICRIPEVCAEVTKLPVSQLGVDAAILFSDISVPIGAMGRNFDIQENVGPVMEHPIRTETDIAQLQVFDPREALPYVLDTIMMLKADLEVPLIGFAGAPFTLASYMVEGGPSRDYIQTKQMMWKTPALWNSLMDKLTTMTVKYLRAQIEAGASAVQLFDSWVGALSPADYRKYVLPVMKRIFTELKDLQVPTIYFGVGTGELLQDFTETGAHVIGVDWRVPLSEARKRIGLDHAIQGNLDPAAALTSGAVTEEKTKQIIDAGIEHPGHIFNLGHGVLRSTPVENLQRLTALVHEYSAKVKSEVKR from the coding sequence ATGCAAAACCAAACCTTTTTAGACGCTTGTTGGCAGCGTCCCACCGACTACACGCCTGTTTGGTACATGAGGCAGGCCGGACGTTATCAGCCAGAATACAGAAAGATACGAGAGAAGTATTCTCTGCTCGAGATCTGCCGCATCCCGGAAGTTTGTGCAGAGGTCACTAAATTGCCTGTTTCGCAACTGGGCGTCGATGCGGCGATTCTGTTTTCCGACATCTCGGTTCCAATTGGAGCAATGGGCCGGAACTTTGATATTCAGGAAAACGTCGGACCAGTTATGGAACACCCTATCCGAACGGAAACAGACATAGCTCAGTTGCAAGTGTTTGATCCCCGTGAGGCACTGCCCTATGTCCTCGACACTATTATGATGCTGAAGGCAGATCTAGAGGTTCCGCTCATTGGCTTTGCCGGTGCTCCATTTACTTTGGCCAGCTATATGGTGGAAGGAGGGCCGTCCAGAGACTACATCCAGACCAAACAGATGATGTGGAAGACTCCAGCTTTGTGGAACTCGTTGATGGATAAGCTAACCACCATGACAGTAAAGTATTTACGCGCCCAGATTGAAGCCGGTGCCAGCGCAGTGCAATTGTTTGACAGTTGGGTCGGGGCATTGTCTCCTGCCGACTACAGGAAGTACGTTTTGCCCGTAATGAAACGAATTTTTACTGAACTGAAGGACCTGCAGGTGCCAACCATATATTTTGGCGTTGGAACTGGAGAATTGCTGCAGGACTTCACCGAGACAGGCGCTCACGTCATCGGGGTGGACTGGCGGGTTCCGCTGTCGGAAGCTCGAAAACGAATTGGTCTTGACCATGCCATTCAAGGCAACCTCGATCCGGCTGCAGCACTCACCAGTGGAGCAGTCACAGAAGAAAAGACAAAACAGATAATCGATGCAGGTATAGAGCATCCAGGGCATATCTTTAACTTAGGTCACGGCGTCCTCCGTTCCACACCAGTAGAGAATCTGCAACGTTTGACGGCGTTGGTGCACGAGTATTCGGCCAAGGTCAAAAGTGAGGTGAAGAGATGA
- a CDS encoding metal-dependent transcriptional regulator, with translation MEFRHGMEEYLAAIYILQAEGVSVSPSKLADYLQVSRPTVTQTVHRMEKANYVERGNNKVLVLTAAGKERAEAVVRKHRLIERWLSDELGLDWADAHVEAGRLEHAISPLVEERLWEKLGHPTACPHGNLIPGSGAEFNKGTPLTEVTGSVTVQMIRIMEQAEEDLDLLRFLHAAGFIPGAKLHLTGNSNPYEAGIQVTVGEESFSLERRVAERIIVEIPSDSVLQA, from the coding sequence TTGGAATTTCGACATGGGATGGAAGAATATCTAGCCGCGATTTATATATTGCAGGCTGAAGGTGTATCGGTATCGCCGTCCAAGCTTGCAGACTACCTTCAAGTTTCACGTCCTACTGTTACACAAACAGTCCATCGCATGGAAAAGGCCAACTATGTGGAACGCGGCAACAACAAAGTGTTGGTGCTGACCGCTGCGGGTAAAGAACGGGCAGAAGCGGTGGTGCGCAAGCACAGACTGATTGAACGCTGGCTTTCCGACGAGCTCGGCCTGGACTGGGCGGATGCACACGTGGAAGCGGGACGCCTTGAACACGCAATTTCACCGCTAGTCGAAGAACGTCTGTGGGAAAAGCTCGGGCATCCGACAGCCTGTCCGCATGGGAACTTAATTCCCGGGTCTGGGGCAGAATTTAATAAGGGGACACCTCTCACGGAAGTAACTGGTTCTGTTACGGTGCAAATGATAAGAATTATGGAGCAGGCAGAGGAGGACCTTGACCTGTTGCGTTTTTTACACGCTGCGGGCTTCATTCCGGGAGCCAAGCTTCACCTGACTGGAAACAGCAACCCATATGAGGCGGGAATTCAGGTCACAGTTGGTGAAGAAAGCTTCTCACTTGAGCGCCGTGTTGCAGAGCGCATCATCGTGGAAATTCCTTCTGATTCGGTGTTGCAGGCATAA
- a CDS encoding BrxA/BrxB family bacilliredoxin, with product MSLELDFYAMMVQPMRDELTEIGFRELRTAEEVDEALGNKDGTTLVFVNSVCGCAGGIARPAAGMALQSEVHPDNLVTVFAGQDKDATKRAREQYINMPPSSPSIFLFKNGEVVDALHRSDIEGFDADVVAARLQEMFKQHCAA from the coding sequence ATGTCACTGGAGTTAGACTTCTATGCCATGATGGTTCAGCCGATGCGTGATGAGTTGACGGAAATCGGCTTTCGTGAATTGAGAACAGCCGAAGAGGTTGATGAAGCTTTGGGAAATAAGGACGGAACCACCTTAGTCTTCGTCAATTCAGTTTGCGGATGTGCGGGCGGAATTGCTCGGCCGGCCGCAGGAATGGCACTTCAAAGCGAAGTGCATCCTGACAATTTGGTCACTGTCTTTGCAGGCCAAGACAAGGATGCAACAAAGCGGGCGCGGGAGCAGTATATTAACATGCCGCCATCCTCGCCTTCTATCTTCTTGTTTAAGAACGGCGAAGTGGTAGATGCACTGCACCGTTCCGATATCGAGGGTTTCGATGCAGATGTCGTTGCAGCACGTTTGCAGGAGATGTTTAAACAACACTGTGCTGCGTAG
- the dusB gene encoding tRNA dihydrouridine synthase DusB has product MLSIGGVKLDNPVILSPMAGVCNPPFRILSKELGAGMVCAEMVSDKALVHGSKKSEKMLTILPDEHPVSLQLVGFDRDSMIQAAELVGETNADLIDINMGCPVLKIYKNGSGAALARDPDYAASIVRGVVERVDKPVTVKFRKGWDEDSVNAVEVAQAVEAAGAKAVTLHGRTAKQMYSGEADWSIIQMVKEAVNIPVIGNGDVVTPEDAERMFQMTGCDGVMIGRGALGNPWIFREVVHYLETGEKLARPSVEERIDVAIRHMQLLVAHKGEHIGVREMRKHAGWYIKGIPGGAKLRNAINEQVTQEGMTQVLMSILGVKESA; this is encoded by the coding sequence ATGTTATCTATTGGCGGAGTAAAATTGGACAACCCTGTGATTTTGTCTCCTATGGCGGGAGTGTGCAATCCGCCTTTTCGAATACTGTCGAAAGAACTGGGTGCAGGTATGGTATGCGCAGAGATGGTGAGCGACAAGGCCCTTGTTCATGGCAGCAAGAAGAGTGAAAAGATGCTGACGATTCTGCCGGATGAACATCCTGTAAGTCTGCAACTCGTTGGCTTCGACCGCGATTCAATGATTCAGGCTGCTGAGCTGGTCGGGGAAACCAACGCGGATTTGATTGACATTAATATGGGATGTCCTGTGCTGAAAATATACAAAAATGGCTCGGGTGCTGCGTTGGCCCGTGATCCAGACTACGCCGCATCCATTGTCCGCGGTGTTGTCGAGCGAGTGGATAAGCCAGTGACGGTGAAGTTTCGCAAAGGCTGGGACGAAGACAGTGTGAATGCAGTTGAAGTGGCGCAGGCTGTAGAGGCTGCCGGCGCGAAGGCAGTTACGCTTCATGGCCGCACGGCAAAGCAGATGTACAGTGGAGAAGCAGACTGGTCTATCATTCAGATGGTGAAAGAAGCAGTGAACATTCCCGTGATTGGGAACGGTGATGTTGTGACGCCGGAAGATGCAGAGCGAATGTTCCAAATGACCGGTTGTGACGGCGTCATGATTGGCCGGGGTGCGCTGGGCAATCCCTGGATTTTCCGTGAGGTAGTTCATTATCTTGAAACGGGAGAGAAACTGGCTCGGCCTTCCGTGGAAGAGCGCATTGATGTGGCCATTCGTCACATGCAACTGCTGGTAGCGCACAAAGGTGAACACATTGGTGTACGAGAAATGAGAAAACACGCAGGTTGGTATATCAAAGGCATTCCGGGCGGTGCCAAACTTCGCAACGCGATTAACGAACAGGTGACACAGGAGGGGATGACACAAGTGCTGATGTCTATCCTAGGTGTGAAGGAGAGTGCCTGA
- a CDS encoding DNA repair exonuclease produces MTSVRFLHTADLHMGTPFRGLTRDLPQAWSERLQHAAETVFDRIVDEACLRKVDFVTIAGDLFDREGAAMSAHFALLKGFRQLEKAGIQVVLTHGNHDPIRGEQPIHWPGNVTVLGPCETTAETEAAPSVILETASGHRVQVSGFSYTAPEMRRPMHHAFIRQRSVDFAIGLYHGAVGSYAEHENYCATTVDNLSARQFDFWGLGHIHQPQVLRKSHPGILYPGNPQGRHARESGERGCALIELSEGGHVEFSFLPIATVEWESLSVSLDECQDLRDVLSTLSAELERFAAHHDVFRIARIQLTGITPVHKWLVQDEETVDEFRAELSSRFPKILVSRLAVATMPAADIDKLRNSQEFVGEFLRLCETYLNNPEKITEELGVVLRDVFHAGNGLAVEQLTEEELRGLLLRARGHALAFVGEEDTL; encoded by the coding sequence ATGACTTCTGTTCGGTTTCTGCATACGGCAGATCTGCATATGGGAACCCCTTTTCGCGGTTTAACACGGGATCTTCCCCAAGCCTGGTCAGAACGCCTGCAACACGCAGCAGAAACTGTGTTCGATAGAATTGTAGATGAGGCATGCCTGCGTAAAGTGGACTTTGTTACCATCGCCGGGGACCTGTTTGACAGAGAAGGAGCCGCTATGTCGGCTCACTTTGCTTTATTAAAAGGATTTCGACAACTCGAGAAGGCCGGCATACAAGTTGTTCTGACCCATGGCAATCACGACCCCATTCGCGGTGAACAGCCCATTCACTGGCCGGGTAATGTCACTGTGCTCGGGCCCTGTGAGACAACTGCAGAGACTGAAGCAGCACCTTCGGTCATATTGGAAACGGCCTCAGGCCACAGGGTGCAAGTCAGCGGATTTAGCTACACTGCACCTGAGATGCGACGACCTATGCACCATGCTTTCATCAGACAGCGCAGCGTAGACTTTGCCATTGGTCTCTACCATGGTGCCGTCGGGTCCTATGCTGAGCACGAGAACTATTGTGCAACCACAGTGGACAACCTGTCAGCCCGTCAATTTGACTTCTGGGGCCTAGGGCACATTCACCAACCTCAGGTATTGAGGAAGTCGCATCCGGGAATTCTCTATCCGGGGAATCCTCAAGGCCGTCACGCCAGAGAATCCGGGGAGCGCGGGTGTGCTTTGATTGAACTCTCTGAAGGTGGACATGTTGAGTTCTCATTTCTACCAATTGCAACGGTCGAGTGGGAGAGTCTCAGTGTTAGCCTTGATGAGTGTCAAGACTTGAGAGACGTTCTGTCAACACTATCTGCCGAGTTGGAGCGCTTTGCAGCACATCATGACGTGTTTCGCATCGCTCGTATCCAACTCACAGGTATCACGCCTGTCCACAAGTGGTTGGTGCAGGACGAGGAGACGGTGGATGAATTTCGTGCGGAGCTGTCCAGTCGGTTTCCGAAGATTCTTGTTTCCCGTCTTGCAGTTGCTACGATGCCTGCGGCAGATATTGACAAGCTTCGTAACTCGCAGGAGTTTGTCGGAGAGTTTCTGCGTCTGTGTGAAACCTATTTGAACAATCCCGAAAAAATCACAGAAGAACTAGGTGTGGTATTGCGTGATGTGTTTCATGCGGGCAACGGACTGGCCGTCGAGCAGTTAACGGAGGAAGAATTGCGAGGATTATTGCTTCGAGCCAGAGGACATGCATTGGCATTTGTCGGTGAGGAGGACACGTTGTGA
- a CDS encoding NADP-dependent oxidoreductase translates to MTRNRRIVLSSRPQGNPDETNFRFEDIDIPEPKDGEVLVKALYVSVDPYMRSRMNDTKSYVPPFALDEPIEGGLVARVEQSKHADFKQGDIVSSLGMLKWQEYQTADSARLRKVDTDRVPVTAPLGVLGIPGLTAWVGLSICNPAPGETFVVSAAAGAVGSVAGQIAKLKGCRVVGTVGSDIKAKYLLDELGFDAVINYKTDDLHSALKVACPDGVDMYFDNVGGDVTNAVVRRLNDFSRIALCGQISQYNLLPDQLTPAPDWSRLLVHRTLLKGFIVSDYLSQAKEAMEDLAEWIAQGKITYRDTIIEGFENIPRAFLGLFTGENIGKQVVKV, encoded by the coding sequence ATGACGAGAAATCGGAGAATTGTGCTGAGCAGCCGTCCACAAGGTAACCCTGACGAAACGAACTTCCGGTTTGAGGACATTGACATACCAGAACCGAAGGACGGGGAGGTGCTCGTCAAGGCGTTGTACGTGTCGGTCGATCCGTACATGCGTTCGAGAATGAATGACACCAAGTCATACGTACCTCCTTTTGCCCTTGATGAACCGATTGAGGGCGGACTAGTTGCCCGCGTTGAGCAATCGAAGCATGCGGATTTCAAACAGGGCGACATCGTATCCAGTCTGGGCATGTTGAAGTGGCAAGAATATCAAACAGCGGACAGTGCTCGGTTGCGAAAGGTTGACACGGACAGAGTACCTGTGACCGCGCCGTTAGGCGTCCTTGGCATTCCGGGTTTAACCGCTTGGGTGGGGCTAAGTATTTGTAATCCTGCTCCAGGGGAAACCTTTGTTGTGTCTGCAGCTGCAGGAGCGGTCGGGTCTGTTGCAGGTCAAATTGCCAAGCTCAAAGGCTGCCGTGTCGTCGGCACCGTCGGTTCGGACATTAAAGCGAAGTACCTGCTTGATGAGCTTGGATTTGACGCGGTGATAAACTACAAGACGGACGACTTGCATTCTGCTCTAAAAGTTGCCTGTCCGGACGGCGTCGATATGTATTTTGACAATGTAGGCGGAGATGTGACAAACGCTGTTGTTCGACGATTGAACGACTTTTCACGGATTGCGTTATGCGGTCAAATTTCACAGTACAATTTACTTCCTGACCAACTGACACCTGCGCCTGATTGGTCGCGGTTGTTGGTTCATAGAACCCTTCTAAAAGGCTTCATCGTGAGTGATTACCTAAGTCAAGCCAAAGAAGCCATGGAAGACTTGGCAGAGTGGATAGCACAAGGCAAAATAACATACAGGGACACCATCATTGAAGGATTTGAGAACATCCCCCGTGCATTTCTTGGTCTTTTCACAGGGGAAAATATCGGCAAACAGGTGGTAAAAGTATGA
- the hemH gene encoding ferrochelatase — protein sequence MSQSPLGVLLMAYGTPRTVEDVEPYYTHIRHGHPPTPELLQNLLNRYEAIGGLSPLNEITEAQARGLEERLNADGGRAVKVFLGMKHTHPFIEQAIADMKDAGIKETVALVLAPHYSSMSVGSYMKSARDAAKREGAPRLFEVQSWHLQSTFIDLLAERVKAAIASFPTGVDPMVIFSAHSLPQRILETNDPYPLQLRETTEAVARKLGLKKYMFAWQSAGRTADPWMGPDILEVLQNLKEQGEDNAVLCPAGFVSDHLEVLYDIDIEAQQLCKNIHLNLTRTESLNADDKFLKALSEIIRQHEPAQNRP from the coding sequence ATGAGCCAGTCTCCTCTTGGTGTGCTGCTAATGGCTTACGGAACACCTCGGACTGTGGAGGACGTTGAACCTTACTATACGCACATTCGTCACGGTCACCCTCCAACACCGGAATTGCTGCAAAACCTGCTGAACCGTTACGAGGCTATCGGCGGCCTGTCACCGCTGAATGAAATTACCGAGGCACAGGCACGGGGACTTGAAGAACGGCTGAACGCAGACGGCGGAAGAGCGGTAAAAGTCTTTCTCGGCATGAAGCACACCCATCCGTTTATCGAACAAGCGATTGCGGACATGAAGGACGCGGGCATCAAGGAAACTGTTGCATTGGTCCTTGCACCCCACTATTCGAGCATGAGTGTCGGAAGCTATATGAAATCCGCCAGGGACGCTGCGAAGCGAGAGGGAGCCCCCAGGCTGTTTGAAGTTCAGAGTTGGCATCTGCAGTCCACATTTATTGACTTGCTGGCAGAGCGCGTCAAAGCCGCCATCGCGTCCTTCCCAACCGGTGTGGACCCAATGGTCATTTTCTCTGCCCACAGCTTGCCGCAGCGCATCCTCGAGACAAACGACCCTTACCCTTTGCAACTTCGCGAGACCACAGAGGCAGTGGCACGCAAACTGGGATTGAAGAAGTACATGTTTGCATGGCAAAGTGCAGGTCGAACAGCAGATCCATGGATGGGTCCAGATATACTAGAAGTATTGCAGAATTTGAAGGAACAAGGCGAAGACAACGCAGTGCTATGTCCGGCCGGATTTGTTTCCGATCACCTCGAGGTGTTATATGATATTGATATTGAGGCTCAACAATTATGCAAGAACATCCATCTGAATCTTACAAGGACCGAGTCACTCAATGCAGATGACAAATTTCTCAAGGCTCTCTCTGAGATTATTCGTCAGCATGAACCCGCTCAGAACCGCCCGTAG
- a CDS encoding fumarylacetoacetate hydrolase family protein encodes MGAFSKPKLMYIGAKEAQHRIRNVYCVGRNYVNHAKELGNDVPERPMIFGKPTHALVPCRNTVALPEGRKNIHHELEIVLYIHRDYEHSVSLSELIGGVALGLDLTDRDMQSELKAKGHPWELAKGFKHSAIITDFYQVVDWDVLLETPFSLVKNDEMVQQGKASETIFSFEQLTKYVGEHFGLAAGDILYTGTPAGVGSVKPGDNLSLHFDEEEWGTVEFV; translated from the coding sequence ATGGGAGCGTTTAGCAAACCTAAGCTGATGTATATTGGTGCCAAAGAGGCGCAGCACAGAATTCGCAATGTATATTGTGTGGGCAGAAATTATGTGAACCATGCCAAGGAGCTTGGCAATGATGTACCTGAAAGACCAATGATTTTCGGTAAACCAACCCACGCTCTGGTCCCGTGCAGAAATACGGTCGCACTTCCGGAGGGCCGCAAAAATATTCATCATGAATTGGAAATCGTACTGTACATCCACAGAGATTATGAACACAGTGTTTCGCTCTCTGAATTAATAGGGGGCGTTGCGCTGGGTCTGGACCTGACGGACCGGGACATGCAAAGCGAGTTGAAGGCGAAAGGCCATCCGTGGGAATTGGCAAAGGGTTTCAAGCATTCTGCTATCATAACTGATTTTTATCAAGTGGTTGACTGGGACGTTTTGTTGGAGACTCCCTTTTCATTAGTCAAGAATGACGAGATGGTGCAGCAGGGCAAAGCGTCTGAAACGATTTTTTCGTTTGAGCAATTGACAAAGTATGTAGGAGAGCACTTTGGGCTTGCAGCAGGAGACATACTGTACACGGGCACCCCGGCTGGTGTTGGCTCGGTAAAGCCAGGGGATAACTTGAGTCTGCACTTTGATGAAGAAGAGTGGGGTACTGTGGAGTTTGTTTAA
- a CDS encoding D-alanyl-D-alanine carboxypeptidase family protein: MQAQEKIPQKWLRIGLALTVSIMSVFLWFTAPAMADSQPARRVAINAKSAVVLDATTGKFLYQKHADKPMFPASTTKLMTAILLVTHTEPDDVIYVSKAAAHEPRVRLGLKPGTELTADEALHALLMKSANDVAYAVAESVGGSQEGFARMMNLKARLLGCTNTNFVTPNGLHDDEHRASAHDIALILAEAVKHREIVQTMQDTHYTVHGKAIRNGNRFMYLKNSPFGQIIGGKTGYTSKAMYCLAFSVRQGNHVLVSVVLGAPRKSLMYRETRRLLEFAEHHREVVLV, encoded by the coding sequence ATGCAAGCACAGGAGAAGATTCCGCAAAAGTGGCTGCGCATAGGACTTGCATTGACTGTGTCAATCATGAGTGTGTTTTTGTGGTTTACAGCTCCGGCCATGGCGGACTCACAGCCGGCACGCAGAGTGGCAATCAACGCAAAAAGTGCTGTTGTTCTGGACGCAACGACTGGCAAATTTTTGTATCAAAAACATGCTGATAAACCAATGTTTCCTGCAAGTACCACGAAACTGATGACTGCAATTTTACTGGTAACCCATACAGAGCCTGATGATGTAATTTACGTAAGTAAAGCGGCCGCGCATGAACCCCGAGTGAGGCTTGGACTGAAACCAGGCACAGAACTGACCGCTGACGAGGCGCTCCATGCACTGCTCATGAAAAGCGCCAACGATGTAGCTTACGCTGTAGCTGAGAGTGTCGGCGGTTCTCAGGAAGGGTTTGCTCGAATGATGAACCTGAAAGCACGCTTGTTGGGCTGCACCAATACGAATTTTGTGACTCCCAACGGATTGCATGATGATGAACACCGTGCTTCTGCCCATGACATTGCTCTCATCTTGGCGGAAGCAGTCAAGCACCGAGAAATTGTCCAGACTATGCAGGACACCCATTACACAGTTCACGGCAAAGCTATTCGAAACGGCAATCGTTTTATGTACCTAAAGAACTCCCCTTTCGGCCAAATCATCGGCGGAAAAACTGGGTACACGTCGAAAGCCATGTACTGTCTGGCGTTCTCGGTGCGTCAAGGAAATCACGTGTTAGTCTCCGTCGTTTTGGGCGCACCCCGCAAGAGTCTGATGTATCGTGAGACAAGGCGCTTGTTGGAGTTTGCAGAGCATCACCGAGAGGTGGTTCTTGTCTAA